A section of the Bacteroidia bacterium genome encodes:
- the carB gene encoding carbamoyl-phosphate synthase large subunit, with translation MPRNPAIKRVLLIGSGPIVIGQACEFDYSGSQAARSLREEGIEVFLINSNPATIMTDSFAADHIFLLPLTPKSIQKIISTHSIDAVLPTMGGQTALNLCMECERLGIWKQHGVQLIGVDVQAIKKAEDREIFRKLMQEIGVDVPKAKIARSLLEGKEIAQAIGYPLVIRPSYTLGGTGGGFVHKKEDFESVLIRGLQASPIHEALVEESIFGWKEYELELLQDNTGNFIIICSIENVDPTGIHTGDSVTIAPALTLPDTKYQEMRDIARKIVRAIGSFAGGCNAQFAMDPVSGRIVTIEINPRVSRSSALASKATGYPIAKIAAKLAIGYTLDELKNQITKTTSACFEPTLDYVVVKIPRWNFDKFHGANRELGLQMKSVGEVMAIGSTFIEALQKACQSLEVKRNGLGADGKETRKHETLLHNLEHPSWDRIFQIHDAFLFGIPFKTIQKLTQIDPWFLKQIESSTNFERVISKYTLDTISEDILLEAKRFGFADRQIAHLLGCLESQVYHKRISLRIERTYRCVDTCAAEFPAQTPYYYSTFGAQTELVRTEKKKVMILGSGPNRIGQGIEFDYCCVHGVLAAKEAGFETIMVNCNPETVSTDFDVADKLYFEPVFWEYIYDIIRQEKPEGVIVQLGGQTALKLAEKLNKYGVAIIGTSFDSMDTAEDRGRFSELLRSLQIPYPDFGVAARAGDAITITERIGYPVLVRPSYVLGGQGMRIIINDEALEEHIIDLLKDLPGNQVLIDQFLDGAIEAEADAICDGENVHIIGIMEHIEPAGIHSGDSASVLPPFSLPPEAITKIQEYTTKIALALQVKGLINVQFVYHQEQIMVIEANPRASRTLPFICKAYQQPYVNFATKIMLGINKLTDFEFSPKLSGYAMKIPVFSYQKFPEIQKELGPEMKSTGEEIRFMQNLEDEFFKKYYEERNLFLSR, from the coding sequence ATGCCCCGCAACCCTGCTATTAAACGGGTACTGTTGATAGGTAGTGGTCCTATTGTTATCGGTCAGGCTTGCGAATTTGATTATTCCGGTTCACAAGCGGCTCGTTCACTTCGCGAAGAAGGTATCGAAGTATTTTTGATAAATTCTAATCCGGCAACAATTATGACGGATTCTTTTGCCGCAGACCATATTTTTTTACTTCCGTTAACACCCAAATCAATTCAAAAAATCATTTCTACACATTCTATAGATGCCGTTCTGCCAACTATGGGTGGCCAAACGGCCCTAAATCTCTGTATGGAATGTGAGCGTTTAGGCATCTGGAAACAACATGGTGTCCAGTTGATTGGTGTAGATGTGCAAGCAATAAAAAAAGCTGAAGACAGAGAGATATTCCGAAAACTCATGCAAGAAATCGGAGTTGATGTCCCCAAAGCTAAAATTGCCCGTTCTTTGTTAGAAGGTAAAGAAATAGCGCAGGCCATAGGATACCCGTTGGTAATTCGTCCATCTTATACCTTAGGCGGAACCGGAGGAGGTTTCGTCCATAAAAAAGAGGACTTTGAATCCGTGTTAATTCGTGGGCTTCAAGCAAGCCCTATCCATGAAGCATTGGTGGAGGAAAGTATTTTTGGATGGAAAGAATACGAATTAGAATTATTACAAGATAATACCGGTAATTTTATCATCATTTGTTCTATTGAAAATGTTGATCCTACCGGTATTCATACAGGGGATTCGGTAACGATAGCTCCTGCTTTAACGTTGCCGGATACTAAGTATCAGGAGATGCGGGATATTGCGCGGAAAATTGTTCGGGCAATAGGTAGTTTTGCCGGCGGTTGTAACGCTCAATTTGCGATGGACCCAGTATCCGGGCGAATCGTTACCATAGAAATCAACCCCAGAGTTTCTCGTTCTTCTGCCTTAGCGTCAAAGGCTACAGGATACCCTATTGCCAAAATAGCCGCTAAACTTGCTATCGGCTATACCTTAGATGAACTAAAAAATCAAATTACCAAAACGACTTCCGCCTGTTTTGAGCCAACCTTAGATTATGTAGTGGTCAAAATCCCCCGATGGAATTTTGATAAGTTTCATGGAGCAAACCGAGAACTCGGCCTGCAAATGAAATCCGTAGGAGAAGTAATGGCTATCGGAAGCACCTTTATTGAAGCACTGCAAAAAGCCTGTCAATCATTAGAAGTTAAGCGAAATGGATTAGGGGCTGACGGCAAAGAAACACGTAAACACGAAACTCTTCTGCATAACCTTGAACACCCCTCTTGGGATAGAATTTTCCAAATCCACGATGCTTTCCTATTTGGGATTCCCTTTAAGACAATCCAAAAACTTACCCAAATAGACCCCTGGTTTTTAAAACAAATAGAAAGTAGTACAAATTTTGAACGCGTTATCTCTAAATACACCTTAGATACAATTTCTGAGGATATTTTGCTGGAAGCTAAACGTTTTGGGTTTGCGGACAGACAAATAGCGCACCTTTTAGGCTGCTTAGAAAGTCAGGTTTACCACAAAAGAATTTCCCTTAGAATTGAGCGTACCTATCGTTGTGTAGATACTTGCGCTGCAGAATTTCCTGCCCAAACGCCTTATTATTACTCTACTTTTGGTGCCCAAACAGAATTAGTGCGAACAGAGAAAAAGAAAGTGATGATTTTAGGGTCTGGCCCAAATCGCATTGGACAAGGTATCGAATTTGACTATTGCTGCGTACACGGAGTTCTTGCCGCCAAAGAAGCCGGCTTTGAAACCATTATGGTGAATTGCAACCCGGAAACCGTTTCTACAGATTTTGACGTAGCCGATAAACTTTATTTTGAACCTGTTTTTTGGGAATACATTTATGACATTATCCGTCAAGAAAAACCCGAAGGTGTTATTGTTCAATTAGGAGGGCAAACGGCCTTAAAACTTGCCGAAAAACTCAATAAATACGGTGTAGCTATCATTGGAACAAGTTTTGACTCTATGGATACCGCCGAAGACAGAGGGCGTTTTTCGGAATTATTGAGGTCATTACAGATTCCGTATCCTGATTTTGGGGTTGCAGCACGTGCCGGCGATGCAATAACCATCACAGAAAGAATCGGCTATCCGGTTTTGGTACGCCCTTCATACGTACTTGGCGGGCAAGGTATGAGAATCATTATCAACGATGAAGCCCTTGAAGAGCACATCATAGACCTTCTCAAAGACTTACCCGGTAATCAAGTGCTGATTGACCAATTCTTGGATGGAGCTATCGAAGCAGAAGCAGACGCAATTTGTGATGGAGAAAACGTTCATATCATCGGTATTATGGAGCATATTGAGCCGGCGGGGATTCATTCCGGCGATTCTGCCTCCGTTTTGCCGCCTTTCTCTTTGCCCCCCGAAGCAATCACCAAAATTCAAGAATATACAACCAAAATAGCACTCGCCTTGCAGGTAAAAGGACTTATTAACGTCCAATTCGTTTATCATCAAGAACAAATAATGGTTATTGAGGCTAACCCCAGAGCATCTCGTACCTTACCATTTATCTGCAAAGCCTATCAGCAACCGTATGTAAACTTTGCTACCAAAATCATGTTAGGCATTAACAAGCTAACAGACTTTGAGTTTAGCCCAAAACTAAGCGGTTATGCCATGAAAATACCTGTTTTTTCATATCAAAAGTTTCCGGAGATTCAAAAAGAACTTGGGCCTGAAATGAAATCAACTGGTGAAGAAATCAGGTTTATGCAAAATCTTGAAGATGAGTTCTTTAAGAAATATTACGAAGAGCGTAACCTATTTTTAAGTAGATAA
- a CDS encoding serine hydroxymethyltransferase: MVQDEVFNWIEKEYHRQQYGIELIASENFVSPAVLQAAGSCLTNKYAEGLPGKRFYGGCQFVDEVENLAIQRACRLFGAIWANVQPHSGAQANAALMAAVLKPGDKLLGFNLAHGGHLTHGSPVNFSGKLYEAHFYGVNPQTGIIDFNQIEDIAKKVQPKLIICGASAYARDWDYATLRQVADKVGALLVADIAHPAGLIATKLLNNPLPHCHFVTTTTHKTLRGPRGGMIMMGQDFDTPNIEQRAKGTPKKVTALLDWSVFPGTQGGPLMHVIAAKAVAFGEALLPEYTTYCKQIIANAQTLAKSLIEKGYQIVSDGTDNHLMLIDLRNKNLTGKVAEAALGKAEITVNKNMIPDDPQTPFITSGIRIGTPAITSRGLTTEHMPLIADMIDRVLTQPNDETVHQKVRQEVHDLMSQHLLHY, translated from the coding sequence ATAGTGCAAGACGAAGTTTTTAATTGGATAGAAAAAGAATACCATCGCCAACAGTATGGCATTGAGTTAATTGCATCTGAAAATTTTGTAAGTCCAGCAGTATTGCAGGCTGCAGGGTCATGTTTAACAAATAAATATGCAGAGGGTTTACCGGGTAAACGTTTTTACGGGGGTTGTCAATTTGTGGATGAAGTAGAAAATTTAGCGATTCAACGGGCTTGTCGTTTGTTTGGAGCTATTTGGGCTAATGTTCAGCCACATTCAGGGGCGCAAGCCAATGCCGCTTTAATGGCAGCCGTTTTAAAACCCGGCGATAAACTACTCGGTTTTAATTTGGCACATGGCGGCCACCTAACTCACGGTAGCCCGGTAAATTTCTCCGGAAAATTATATGAAGCACATTTTTACGGCGTTAATCCCCAAACAGGAATTATTGACTTCAACCAAATTGAAGATATTGCTAAAAAAGTTCAACCGAAACTGATTATTTGCGGAGCGAGTGCTTATGCCAGAGATTGGGATTATGCTACATTACGCCAGGTTGCAGATAAGGTAGGTGCTCTCTTAGTGGCAGATATAGCGCACCCAGCAGGGTTAATCGCGACCAAGTTGCTAAACAATCCATTACCACACTGCCATTTTGTAACGACTACTACCCATAAAACCCTTCGTGGCCCTCGCGGAGGCATGATCATGATGGGGCAGGATTTTGATACACCTAATATAGAGCAGCGCGCTAAAGGTACTCCTAAAAAAGTAACAGCATTGTTGGACTGGTCTGTCTTTCCCGGGACCCAAGGCGGCCCATTAATGCACGTTATTGCCGCTAAGGCCGTAGCGTTTGGGGAAGCATTATTGCCGGAATACACAACTTATTGTAAGCAAATCATCGCAAATGCTCAAACGCTCGCAAAATCATTGATAGAAAAAGGGTATCAAATTGTGTCTGACGGAACAGATAATCACCTGATGCTGATAGATTTACGCAATAAAAACCTTACTGGGAAAGTTGCTGAAGCAGCCTTAGGTAAAGCCGAAATTACGGTTAATAAAAATATGATTCCCGATGACCCACAAACTCCTTTCATAACCAGCGGTATCCGTATTGGCACACCGGCCATCACCTCAAGAGGCTTAACTACCGAACATATGCCCTTAATTGCAGATATGATTGATAGAGTTTTGACCCAGCCAAACGATGAAACTGTTCACCAAAAAGTACGTCAAGAAGTGCATGACCTAATGAGCCAGCATCTATTACATTATTAA
- a CDS encoding glycerol-3-phosphate dehydrogenase/oxidase, which yields MTENFFQLPKRSQLLAEIQQEEYDIVVIGGGASGCGVALEAALRGYKVLLIEAFDLAQGASSASTKLVHGGVRYLEKAIREFDYGQYKLVQEALHERVRMLHNAPHLAQPLEIIIPVYRWWETWYYKIGLWLYDLISGDKRWPSSRVIAAKEVFSKVPELNREKIAGGILYYDGQFNDSRYAVAVARAAQKAGAQILSYVACTELLKNHENQVESIQFLDNLTGIGGKIRAKWFINCTGAMADKIRQMARPNILPRLKPSKGVHLVFPKTLLTHKTGVLIPKTWDGRVIFLLPWQQGVLFGTTDTAVNDSYSQPNADQSDIEYLIDYFKQVIDTKFHQTSFQSVFAGNRPLVLEDPEKPTEALIRSHEVEVWEAEHIIHLLGGKWTTYRQMAEDTLNALEKTTRNAAKSSLTESHKLPGFGDLPRFPNSIPADIQQHIQQYGSESQWFIDYFEQYGVVRLLEKYPFTTADVIFACQFEFALTIDDILDRRIRLETTDLRAAYEVAPLVAQILHQNFGDFFPDPDSLANNYRESLQKKLTLLNQ from the coding sequence TTGACTGAAAACTTTTTTCAACTACCTAAGCGTAGCCAACTTTTAGCTGAAATACAGCAGGAGGAGTATGATATTGTTGTTATTGGAGGCGGAGCAAGCGGTTGTGGCGTAGCTTTAGAAGCTGCATTGCGCGGCTATAAAGTTCTTTTGATAGAAGCATTTGACCTTGCGCAAGGGGCATCATCTGCATCCACAAAATTGGTGCATGGAGGAGTTCGTTATTTGGAAAAAGCTATCCGTGAGTTTGACTACGGGCAATATAAATTAGTACAAGAAGCTCTACATGAACGAGTTAGGATGCTGCACAACGCGCCACACTTAGCTCAACCCTTAGAGATAATTATTCCGGTGTACCGCTGGTGGGAAACTTGGTATTACAAAATCGGCCTGTGGCTATATGACTTAATTTCTGGCGATAAACGCTGGCCGTCCAGTAGAGTTATTGCTGCTAAAGAAGTTTTTAGTAAAGTTCCGGAACTTAATCGGGAGAAAATTGCCGGAGGAATATTGTACTATGACGGCCAGTTTAATGATTCCCGTTATGCCGTTGCGGTAGCTCGTGCTGCCCAAAAAGCCGGTGCACAGATATTGAGTTATGTTGCTTGTACAGAACTATTAAAAAACCATGAAAACCAAGTAGAATCTATACAGTTTCTGGATAATTTAACGGGGATAGGCGGGAAAATTCGTGCAAAATGGTTCATTAACTGCACAGGAGCTATGGCAGATAAAATCCGCCAGATGGCGCGCCCAAATATTTTGCCAAGGCTAAAACCCTCTAAAGGAGTGCATTTAGTATTTCCTAAAACGTTATTAACCCACAAAACCGGCGTTTTAATACCTAAGACTTGGGATGGAAGGGTTATTTTTTTGCTCCCTTGGCAGCAAGGAGTTCTTTTTGGCACAACAGACACTGCCGTAAATGACTCATATTCACAACCTAATGCAGATCAATCAGATATAGAATATTTAATTGACTATTTTAAGCAAGTTATTGATACTAAGTTTCACCAGACTTCTTTTCAGTCAGTTTTTGCAGGGAACCGTCCATTGGTTCTGGAAGATCCGGAAAAACCTACCGAGGCATTAATTCGTAGCCATGAAGTAGAAGTTTGGGAGGCAGAGCATATCATTCATCTACTGGGTGGGAAATGGACAACCTACCGCCAAATGGCCGAAGATACCCTAAATGCGTTGGAAAAAACAACTCGCAACGCTGCAAAAAGTAGTTTAACAGAGAGTCATAAACTTCCGGGATTTGGAGATTTACCCAGATTCCCAAACTCAATTCCAGCAGATATTCAGCAACATATTCAGCAGTATGGATCTGAATCCCAGTGGTTTATAGATTATTTTGAACAATATGGAGTTGTTCGGCTGTTAGAAAAATACCCATTTACTACGGCGGATGTGATTTTTGCTTGCCAATTTGAATTTGCCTTAACAATTGATGATATTTTAGACAGAAGAATACGCTTAGAAACCACAGATTTACGGGCTGCTTATGAAGTTGCTCCGTTAGTTGCCCAGATATTGCATCAAAATTTTGGGGATTTTTTCCCTGACCCAGATAGTTTAGCCAATAATTATCGGGAGAGCTTGCAAAAAAAACTAACTTTGCTTAACCAATAA
- the cmk gene encoding (d)CMP kinase — protein sequence MKKINIAIDGYAGCGKSTTAKLVAQKLHYLFVDSGSMYRAVTLYFIQNQVDITNLEQVKKALLDIHIVFKNNAQTHQREIYLNGICVEKEIRSLEVSNYVSEVSALKEVRVNMVKQQQRMGLHKGVVMDGRDIGTVVFPDAELKIFMTATLDARVQRRKLEFAEKGQSYSAAVLRENLLSRDEIDTTRQESPLRQAQDAYVLDTTSLSIDEQVNWVIEKAQHIMGSLESAQARQDIIRQEQSVI from the coding sequence ATGAAAAAAATCAATATTGCCATTGATGGATATGCCGGGTGCGGAAAATCTACTACTGCAAAATTGGTTGCACAGAAACTACATTATCTATTCGTTGATTCCGGCTCGATGTACCGAGCAGTTACCTTGTATTTTATTCAAAATCAGGTAGATATAACCAATTTAGAGCAGGTAAAAAAAGCTCTGTTAGATATTCACATAGTGTTTAAGAACAACGCCCAAACGCACCAACGGGAAATCTATCTCAATGGCATTTGTGTAGAAAAAGAAATCCGCAGTTTGGAGGTTTCTAATTATGTAAGTGAAGTAAGTGCATTGAAAGAAGTGCGGGTGAATATGGTAAAACAGCAGCAGCGTATGGGGCTTCACAAAGGTGTGGTGATGGACGGGCGAGACATCGGCACGGTTGTTTTTCCCGATGCAGAACTTAAAATCTTTATGACAGCCACATTAGATGCCAGAGTTCAACGAAGAAAACTCGAATTTGCAGAAAAAGGACAGTCTTACTCAGCAGCTGTTCTACGCGAAAACCTACTTTCTCGAGATGAAATTGACACTACCAGACAAGAATCTCCGCTTCGCCAAGCCCAAGATGCTTATGTTTTAGATACCACTTCGCTCTCCATTGACGAGCAGGTGAATTGGGTTATTGAAAAAGCGCAGCATATTATGGGGTCATTAGAATCTGCCCAAGCTCGGCAGGATATAATCCGGCAAGAACAGTCAGTAATTTAG
- the hemW gene encoding radical SAM family heme chaperone HemW, which produces MAGIYVHIPFCRSACSYCDFYFTVNHRRLADYVEAVQSEIWLRRNDLSQKIETIYFGGGTPSVLSIQAIEGILNQIFKYFSVLSDAEITLEANPEDITAETCKQYIATGINRLSLGIQSLSDDTLVRLNRRHTADAASTALKTTLSAGFRSVSADVMYGIPTEKNNSFHETIKQLLSIQVPHISAYALTVESKTKLSLDIMKNQYPPVLDEQQVSESNWLNEILTENKFERYEISNYALSGHYSKHNIGYWSRKPYLGIGAAAHSFVNQTRSWNIKPVSEYIRAVRENRSLQAGQETLVGNTIWNDFVLTKLRMKQGFTWQEAEQNFPNFQKQSLLKVVQPLQQKGWLLPDSTKIALTQEGFHFADKVITSLFL; this is translated from the coding sequence ATGGCAGGAATCTATGTACATATTCCTTTTTGTAGAAGTGCTTGTTCTTATTGTGATTTTTACTTTACGGTAAATCACAGAAGGTTAGCAGATTATGTTGAGGCTGTTCAATCAGAGATTTGGTTACGCCGTAATGATCTTTCTCAAAAGATAGAAACTATTTACTTTGGTGGAGGAACGCCTTCGGTGTTATCTATTCAAGCTATTGAAGGTATTTTAAATCAGATATTTAAGTATTTTTCAGTCCTTTCTGATGCTGAAATTACGCTTGAGGCAAATCCGGAAGATATTACCGCAGAAACCTGTAAGCAATACATAGCTACAGGGATTAATCGGCTAAGTTTGGGGATTCAATCTTTATCAGATGATACATTGGTACGGTTAAATCGCCGACACACTGCCGATGCGGCAAGTACTGCTTTAAAAACAACTCTTAGTGCAGGATTTCGTTCAGTTTCAGCAGACGTTATGTATGGAATTCCGACCGAAAAAAATAATTCATTTCATGAGACTATTAAGCAGTTATTGTCAATACAAGTGCCGCATATTTCGGCATACGCACTTACCGTTGAATCCAAAACAAAGTTGAGTTTGGATATTATGAAAAACCAGTATCCGCCGGTTTTAGATGAACAGCAGGTGTCTGAGTCTAATTGGTTAAATGAAATATTGACAGAAAACAAATTTGAACGTTATGAGATTTCTAACTATGCTTTAAGTGGGCATTATTCAAAACATAATATTGGTTATTGGAGTAGGAAACCTTACTTAGGGATTGGAGCGGCGGCACATTCTTTTGTGAACCAAACACGTTCTTGGAACATAAAGCCGGTTTCTGAATATATTCGGGCTGTCCGAGAAAATCGTTCTTTACAGGCTGGGCAAGAAACTTTAGTGGGAAACACTATTTGGAATGATTTTGTTTTGACTAAGTTACGCATGAAGCAAGGGTTTACATGGCAAGAGGCGGAGCAGAATTTTCCCAACTTTCAAAAACAGTCATTGTTAAAAGTCGTTCAACCGCTTCAGCAAAAAGGCTGGTTACTACCCGATAGTACCAAAATTGCTCTAACCCAAGAAGGATTTCATTTTGCTGATAAGGTTATAACTTCCCTATTTTTATAA
- a CDS encoding DUF1684 domain-containing protein: MSFWYKILLAGILSIAVGVLLSLLSNKFNDTGDSVYFQQLEKQRAAKDQYFRTSPDSPMPDSLKNSWLPLNYYQIDPSFRVDALVENLPQPLPYSDELEITARITFEIHGKKCVWMGLKPKLSQNNEILLAFQDGTSGKTTYGGGRFIDISPKDAGFIIDFNTAYLPYCAFNADYVCPLPPPENKTDIMILAGERLPKSVPATH; the protein is encoded by the coding sequence ATGAGCTTCTGGTATAAAATTCTCTTAGCTGGGATATTGTCCATAGCTGTTGGAGTTTTGCTTAGTTTACTCAGTAATAAATTCAATGATACCGGAGATTCTGTTTATTTTCAGCAACTTGAAAAACAACGAGCTGCAAAAGATCAGTATTTCCGGACTTCTCCGGATTCTCCCATGCCGGATTCTTTAAAGAATAGTTGGCTACCATTAAATTATTATCAGATAGACCCAAGTTTTCGAGTTGATGCTTTGGTAGAAAATCTGCCACAACCGCTACCTTATTCGGATGAACTTGAAATTACGGCACGAATTACTTTTGAAATTCACGGGAAAAAATGTGTTTGGATGGGTTTGAAGCCAAAACTTTCCCAGAATAATGAAATTTTGCTTGCTTTTCAAGATGGGACTTCCGGAAAAACTACTTACGGTGGCGGAAGGTTTATAGACATTTCGCCTAAGGATGCTGGATTCATAATTGACTTTAACACAGCATATTTACCGTATTGTGCTTTTAATGCTGACTATGTTTGTCCGCTTCCTCCGCCGGAAAACAAGACGGATATTATGATACTTGCGGGCGAACGGCTTCCCAAAAGTGTGCCGGCAACGCACTAA
- the uvrA gene encoding excinuclease ABC subunit UvrA, producing MEATEDIGCAEIEVVGARTHNLKNIHVTIPRDKLVVITGVSGSGKSSLAFDTIFAEGQRRYLETFSAYARQFIGELERPDVDIINGLSPVISIDQKTTSKNLRSTVGTITDIYDFLRLLFARASTAFSYLTGAEMLSQSEEEIQSSILAAFGTKPTIIIASLVRQRKGHYRELFESMIKYGYSKARIDGVIKDLRPKMQLDRYATHNIELVIDSLIPESDLKRFENSLKSAFKFGNGLVGVLLQSSSPKTSDSVSWYCKTLMEVSTGLSYSMPEPNTFSFNSPVGSCPGCSGVGEVKILDLNKIIIDPSKPLLHGGWAFEEEDSYIHYHYVSVLVSEIKAVAKRHKIKLEKPFAELPTEHQDILLRGEDEQEDITTKAKRKELDISELIRFFEKNTFPGILQMITKFCLYGGSIETYFSKYFDVVKCPECAGTRLKKESLSFKIDQKNIGEIAALDMQKLMNWLSELPAKLSKSHATIADPVLKEIRKRVQFLLDVGLDYLSLNRPAGTLSGGESQRIRLATQIGTQLSGVLYILDEPSIGLHQKDNMRLINSLKSLRDLGNSILVVEHDKEIMLESDYIIDVGPGAGKNGGNIINVGDKTTFCAQAGITADYLSGRQQIQVPKIRRTGNGYFLTLSGATGHNLKDITLKLPLGMFVCVTGVSGSGKSTIIRHTLYPILHEHVFKHPKPILPFKEISGLEYINKVIEIDQSPIGKTPRSNPATYTKLFDEIRSFFALLPESQIRGYKPGRFSFNIKGGRCEECSGGGKKVIEMGFLPDVLVECPKCRGKRYNRETLEVRYKGKSINDVLEMSVEQALTFFEAHPKIKQVLQTLYDVGLGYITLGQSSTTLSGGEAQRVKVATELTKRDTGKTIYILDEPTTGLHFQDIENLLNVLNRLVGKGNTVLVIEHNLDVIKIADWIIDMGPYGGERGGYIIAEGTPEDIAQNDASETGKYLVKELNTN from the coding sequence ATGGAGGCTACGGAAGATATTGGTTGTGCAGAAATAGAAGTTGTTGGAGCAAGGACTCATAATTTAAAAAATATTCATGTAACAATTCCCCGAGATAAGTTGGTGGTAATAACCGGTGTAAGTGGTTCCGGAAAGTCATCATTAGCCTTTGATACCATATTTGCGGAGGGGCAACGAAGATATTTAGAGACTTTTTCTGCCTATGCCCGTCAGTTTATAGGAGAGTTAGAGCGCCCTGATGTGGATATTATAAACGGATTAAGTCCGGTTATTTCTATTGACCAAAAGACAACCTCTAAGAATCTGCGCTCTACTGTGGGCACGATAACAGATATTTATGATTTTTTACGATTACTATTTGCCCGAGCGAGTACTGCTTTCAGTTATTTAACGGGTGCAGAAATGCTCAGCCAATCCGAAGAAGAAATTCAATCTTCTATATTAGCTGCATTTGGCACAAAACCAACCATTATTATTGCTTCTTTGGTGCGCCAAAGGAAAGGACATTATAGAGAACTCTTTGAATCCATGATTAAATATGGTTATTCTAAGGCAAGAATAGATGGTGTTATCAAAGACCTCCGTCCCAAAATGCAGCTTGATAGATACGCAACCCACAACATTGAGTTAGTCATAGACTCTTTAATTCCGGAAAGTGATTTGAAGCGGTTTGAAAACTCTCTTAAATCTGCCTTTAAATTCGGGAATGGCTTGGTTGGAGTTTTATTACAGAGTTCATCCCCAAAAACATCAGACAGTGTCAGCTGGTATTGCAAAACGTTAATGGAGGTTTCTACCGGCCTGAGTTATTCGATGCCTGAACCCAATACCTTTTCTTTTAATTCTCCGGTGGGATCTTGCCCGGGATGCTCAGGCGTAGGTGAAGTCAAGATTTTGGATCTAAATAAAATTATTATTGATCCCTCAAAGCCTTTGTTGCACGGCGGCTGGGCTTTTGAAGAAGAAGATTCTTACATACATTACCACTATGTGAGTGTTTTAGTATCAGAGATAAAGGCAGTTGCCAAACGACATAAAATCAAACTTGAGAAGCCTTTTGCAGAATTGCCTACAGAACATCAAGATATACTGCTTCGTGGAGAAGATGAACAAGAAGATATTACTACTAAAGCAAAAAGAAAGGAACTGGATATTAGTGAGTTAATTCGTTTTTTTGAAAAAAATACTTTTCCCGGTATTTTGCAAATGATTACAAAGTTTTGCCTGTATGGAGGATCTATTGAAACCTATTTTAGCAAGTATTTTGATGTCGTAAAATGCCCTGAATGTGCTGGAACGCGCTTAAAAAAAGAAAGTTTATCTTTTAAGATAGATCAAAAAAATATCGGCGAGATTGCTGCTTTGGATATGCAGAAGTTAATGAACTGGTTATCAGAATTACCGGCTAAGCTCTCCAAAAGCCATGCTACAATAGCCGATCCGGTTCTTAAAGAGATTCGTAAGCGAGTCCAATTTTTATTGGACGTTGGGTTAGATTACCTAAGTTTGAACCGTCCGGCAGGCACTTTATCGGGTGGAGAAAGCCAGCGAATCCGATTAGCGACACAAATAGGCACACAGCTAAGCGGCGTTTTATACATATTAGACGAACCCAGCATCGGCCTGCATCAAAAAGATAATATGCGGCTTATCAACTCCTTAAAGTCGTTACGAGATTTAGGAAATAGCATTTTGGTGGTAGAGCATGATAAGGAAATCATGTTAGAATCTGATTATATCATAGACGTTGGGCCAGGTGCCGGGAAAAATGGGGGAAACATCATTAACGTTGGAGATAAAACCACTTTTTGCGCACAAGCTGGAATCACAGCAGATTATCTTAGTGGACGGCAGCAAATTCAAGTACCCAAAATCCGCAGAACAGGTAATGGTTATTTTCTTACTTTATCAGGAGCTACCGGCCATAATCTCAAAGATATTACGTTAAAATTACCGTTGGGAATGTTTGTGTGTGTTACGGGAGTATCCGGTTCTGGAAAGTCCACTATCATTCGGCACACATTATACCCAATTTTACACGAACACGTTTTTAAGCATCCGAAGCCAATATTACCCTTTAAGGAAATATCCGGTTTAGAATATATCAACAAAGTTATTGAGATAGATCAGTCGCCTATTGGCAAAACACCGCGCAGCAATCCGGCGACTTACACAAAGCTATTTGATGAGATACGTTCTTTTTTCGCGCTACTTCCTGAATCCCAAATACGGGGCTATAAGCCCGGACGGTTTTCTTTCAATATAAAAGGGGGAAGATGCGAAGAATGTAGTGGCGGCGGCAAAAAAGTAATCGAAATGGGATTCTTGCCGGATGTTTTGGTAGAATGCCCAAAGTGCCGAGGAAAACGCTATAATAGAGAAACATTAGAAGTCAGATATAAAGGGAAATCTATCAATGATGTGTTGGAAATGAGTGTAGAGCAGGCACTTACCTTTTTTGAAGCTCATCCTAAAATCAAACAAGTACTGCAAACCCTTTATGATGTCGGTTTAGGATACATTACACTTGGGCAGTCTTCTACAACGTTATCCGGCGGAGAAGCACAACGGGTTAAGGTAGCTACCGAACTCACCAAACGAGATACCGGAAAAACCATCTATATCTTAG